The following are from one region of the Leucobacter sp. Psy1 genome:
- the proC gene encoding pyrroline-5-carboxylate reductase, translating into MASNTASPRIAMVGVGSMSGAILSGLLASEGSSDGPIAVTTRSQESADKYRGDDRVVAYAQETDEEANRRAVADADVVVLGVKPWMVHDVLRDIADALVPGTVVVSVAAGVLTEGMQELVPEGVVVSRAMPNTPSHLGRGVTGVYGGPSASETDIERVRGIFETVGDVIVVERESQIDDVAAVSGSGPAYVYLFAEALTGAAERLGFSADEARRLVQGTISGAAELMVQSDLEPSELRRRVTSPKGTTEQAVLVLEQADWNDLFDRALAANVRRSQEIAAGE; encoded by the coding sequence ATGGCATCGAACACAGCATCACCCCGGATCGCGATGGTCGGCGTCGGCTCGATGAGCGGCGCGATCCTCTCAGGGCTCCTCGCCAGTGAGGGATCGAGCGATGGACCGATCGCCGTGACCACCCGGTCGCAGGAGAGCGCCGACAAGTACCGCGGTGATGATCGCGTTGTCGCTTACGCGCAGGAGACCGACGAGGAAGCGAATCGTCGCGCCGTCGCGGACGCTGACGTCGTCGTGCTCGGGGTGAAGCCCTGGATGGTGCACGATGTGCTCCGCGACATCGCAGACGCGCTCGTTCCTGGCACCGTCGTCGTGAGTGTCGCCGCGGGAGTGCTCACGGAGGGCATGCAGGAGCTCGTGCCCGAGGGCGTCGTCGTCAGCCGGGCGATGCCGAACACCCCCTCCCACCTCGGACGCGGCGTGACCGGCGTCTACGGCGGTCCCTCGGCGAGCGAGACCGACATCGAACGGGTGCGAGGCATCTTCGAGACGGTCGGCGACGTCATCGTGGTCGAGCGCGAGTCGCAGATCGACGATGTCGCAGCGGTCTCCGGGTCCGGTCCCGCCTACGTGTACCTCTTCGCAGAGGCGCTGACCGGTGCCGCGGAGCGCCTGGGATTCAGCGCGGACGAGGCTCGTCGTCTCGTGCAGGGCACCATCTCGGGCGCGGCGGAGCTCATGGTGCAGAGCGACCTCGAGCCCTCCGAGCTGCGTCGCAGGGTGACGAGCCCGAAGGGCACAACGGAGCAGGCCGTCCTCGTGCTCGAGCAGGCGGACTGGAACGACCTGTTCGATCGGGCGCTCGCCGCGAACGTGCGCCGCTCGCAGGAGATCGCCGCGGGGGAGTAG
- a CDS encoding cation diffusion facilitator family transporter, which yields MSASGGSKAVVAALLANIGIAITKFIAWAFSGSAAMLAEGVHSLADSGNQVLLLIGGKRAQQAPDREHPFGHGRVRYVYAFVVAIVLFTIGGVFSVYEGIAKIREPHPLEVWWLPLGVLVIAIVLESLSLRTAVRESRPHKGDATWFQFIRRSKAPELPVVLLEDLGALVGLVFAFCGVGLTVLTGNGLYDGIATVAIGVLLIGIACVVGVEVKSLLVGEGASDEDVARVEAAILEGRDIDRIIHMKTLYVGPDEFMVGAKISLAPQCTMHEVSVIVNLAERRIRDAVPSAKYIYLEPDIYFDPDAKQPTTSSIVTLSYD from the coding sequence ATGAGTGCGAGCGGAGGGAGCAAGGCCGTCGTCGCCGCGCTCCTGGCCAACATCGGTATCGCGATCACCAAGTTCATCGCCTGGGCATTCTCTGGCTCGGCCGCGATGCTCGCGGAGGGCGTGCACTCGCTCGCGGACTCGGGAAACCAGGTACTGCTGCTCATCGGCGGCAAACGTGCGCAGCAAGCCCCCGATCGAGAGCACCCGTTCGGCCACGGCCGCGTGCGCTACGTCTACGCGTTCGTTGTCGCGATCGTGCTCTTCACCATCGGCGGCGTGTTCTCGGTGTACGAGGGGATCGCGAAGATTCGCGAACCGCACCCCCTCGAGGTGTGGTGGCTGCCGCTCGGCGTGCTCGTCATCGCGATCGTGCTCGAGTCGCTATCGCTGCGTACCGCCGTCCGCGAGAGCCGTCCGCACAAGGGCGACGCGACCTGGTTCCAGTTCATCCGCCGCTCGAAGGCTCCGGAGCTGCCCGTCGTCCTCCTCGAAGACCTCGGGGCGCTCGTCGGCCTTGTCTTCGCATTCTGCGGAGTCGGACTCACGGTGCTCACCGGAAACGGCCTCTACGATGGCATCGCCACCGTCGCCATCGGTGTCCTGCTCATCGGCATCGCCTGCGTCGTCGGCGTCGAGGTGAAGAGCCTGCTGGTCGGCGAGGGTGCGAGCGACGAGGATGTCGCGAGGGTCGAGGCGGCGATCCTCGAGGGCCGCGACATCGATCGCATCATCCACATGAAGACGCTCTACGTCGGCCCAGACGAGTTCATGGTCGGCGCGAAGATCAGCCTGGCTCCGCAGTGCACCATGCACGAGGTGTCCGTCATCGTGAACCTCGCCGAGCGGCGCATCCGAGACGCGGTTCCCTCTGCGAAGTACATCTACCTCGAGCCGGATATCTACTTCGACCCCGACGCCAAGCAGCCGACGACGAGCTCGATCGTCACGCTCTCCTACGACTGA
- a CDS encoding nucleoside deaminase: MIGHTGASPSASDRAAMDAALAQAEQAASDGEIPVGAAVVAPTGEILAAARNVRENDPDPSGHAEILAIRAAAHQRGDRILDDCTLVVTLEPCVMCAGVILAARIPRVVFGAWDEKAGAVGSVYDLLRDGRLPHPVPEVVAGVRAEECAALLRDFFAARRHAPQS, encoded by the coding sequence ATGATCGGCCACACAGGTGCCTCGCCGAGCGCGAGCGACCGGGCCGCGATGGATGCGGCGCTCGCACAGGCGGAGCAAGCGGCGTCCGATGGCGAGATCCCGGTCGGTGCGGCCGTGGTGGCCCCGACGGGTGAGATTCTCGCGGCGGCGCGGAACGTGCGCGAGAACGATCCGGATCCTTCCGGTCACGCCGAGATCCTCGCGATCCGGGCGGCCGCACACCAGCGGGGAGACCGTATTCTCGACGACTGCACGCTGGTCGTCACTCTCGAGCCGTGCGTGATGTGCGCGGGAGTGATCCTGGCCGCGCGTATTCCCCGGGTGGTGTTCGGCGCATGGGATGAGAAGGCGGGCGCCGTCGGCAGCGTGTACGACCTGCTGCGCGACGGTCGCCTCCCGCATCCTGTGCCCGAGGTGGTCGCGGGCGTCCGTGCTGAGGAGTGCGCCGCGCTGCTGCGCGACTTCTTCGCGGCGCGGCGGCACGCACCTCAGTCGTAG
- the upp gene encoding uracil phosphoribosyltransferase — MRVFVADHPLITHKLTVLRNAATPQPTFRLLIEELMTLLAYEATREVRVEPHQIETPVAPTTGVRLSEPLPLIVPILRAGLGMLEGMVKLVPTAEVGFLGMVRDEETLQPTTYAERLPDSLAGRQCFVLDPMLATGGSLAAAIKFLFDRGADDVTAICVLGTPEGVEVIREAAGDRDVTLVLGALDEGLDENAYIVPGLGDAGDRLYGTA, encoded by the coding sequence ATGCGAGTCTTCGTTGCCGACCACCCACTGATCACCCACAAGCTTACGGTTCTGCGCAACGCCGCGACCCCGCAGCCCACGTTCCGCTTGCTCATCGAAGAGCTCATGACGCTGCTGGCCTACGAGGCCACGCGCGAGGTTCGAGTGGAGCCGCACCAGATCGAAACCCCCGTCGCACCGACGACCGGTGTCAGGCTCTCCGAGCCGCTGCCCCTCATCGTTCCGATTCTGCGCGCCGGGCTCGGCATGCTCGAGGGCATGGTGAAGCTCGTTCCCACCGCCGAGGTCGGGTTCCTGGGCATGGTCCGCGATGAGGAGACCCTGCAACCGACCACCTACGCCGAGCGACTGCCCGACTCGCTCGCCGGACGTCAGTGCTTCGTACTCGACCCCATGCTCGCGACCGGTGGCTCCCTCGCCGCGGCGATCAAGTTCCTGTTCGACCGTGGAGCCGACGATGTCACTGCGATCTGCGTGCTCGGCACCCCAGAGGGCGTCGAGGTCATCCGCGAGGCGGCTGGGGATCGCGATGTCACGCTCGTGCTCGGTGCACTCGATGAGGGACTCGACGAGAACGCGTACATCGTGCCGGGGCTCGGCGATGCGGGTGATCGCCTCTACGGCACCGCTTGA
- a CDS encoding winged helix-turn-helix domain-containing protein, whose translation MTTITTAQKTTLSEARPDLTAKLPEQTAPVRRVPEGTEVRGFALYVGLSEDQIDPNHPQLGEIVAQIKGLVAQIAPAADTYAAVALAPEGAGGRDIDVVRLALGEPAAHARQKQETVSEQDRAASGVVIDLTRKRVLLDNVSAALTFREFELLQYFVLREGRTVSREEIIETLWSDAPEEEVPSERTIDVHVRRLRVKLAHYQDIVRTVRGVGYRFDRHADVAILHSSSPSPDIF comes from the coding sequence ATGACCACCATCACCACTGCCCAGAAGACCACCCTCTCCGAGGCCCGCCCCGACCTGACGGCGAAGCTCCCCGAGCAGACCGCCCCGGTGCGGCGAGTGCCCGAGGGCACCGAGGTCCGCGGCTTCGCGCTTTACGTCGGCCTCTCCGAGGACCAGATCGATCCGAACCACCCGCAGCTCGGCGAGATCGTTGCGCAGATCAAGGGTCTCGTCGCCCAGATCGCACCGGCTGCCGACACCTATGCCGCCGTCGCCCTCGCCCCCGAAGGCGCGGGCGGACGAGACATCGACGTCGTTCGACTCGCCCTGGGCGAGCCGGCAGCGCACGCCCGCCAGAAGCAGGAGACCGTCTCCGAGCAGGATCGCGCGGCCAGCGGCGTCGTCATCGACCTGACCCGGAAGCGCGTGCTGCTCGACAACGTTTCGGCAGCGCTCACCTTCCGCGAGTTCGAACTGCTCCAGTACTTCGTGCTCCGCGAGGGGCGCACCGTCAGCCGCGAGGAGATCATCGAGACGCTCTGGTCCGATGCTCCCGAGGAGGAGGTGCCCAGCGAGCGCACCATCGACGTCCATGTGCGACGCCTCCGCGTGAAGCTGGCGCACTACCAGGACATCGTGCGCACCGTCCGGGGCGTCGGGTACCGCTTCGACCGCCACGCGGACGTCGCTATCCTGCACTCCAGCTCGCCGAGCCCCGACATCTTCTGA
- a CDS encoding DUF4870 domain-containing protein → MSTLPPEGSQNTDPEEPRPGVEPDAETTPAGTEHGATGPTDPAAPNATDFGAAGPGGSEPPAYSPPPPGAYQPPPPGAQTPPPEGSPQPGQPYPNGYAQPGGYAAPGHPQQGYEQPGYGQPGYGQPQNGYEQPQNGYAPPNGGYAPPGQPGQYQQPYGTDPAQSNVVLNYWLSVFFTWIPALIFYIVDRDKRNPRLTALQISNLNFSLLRVGVGVATWILALIPYLGVLVAIVGWLFSLFLFVCHIIAAAKASEAYRSGDPDPFIFNIPLVK, encoded by the coding sequence ATGTCGACACTGCCCCCTGAGGGATCCCAGAACACCGATCCGGAGGAGCCGCGACCGGGCGTCGAGCCCGACGCCGAGACAACGCCGGCAGGCACGGAACACGGAGCAACTGGCCCCACCGACCCTGCTGCGCCGAACGCGACTGATTTCGGTGCCGCGGGGCCGGGAGGCTCAGAGCCGCCCGCATACAGCCCGCCGCCTCCCGGCGCGTATCAGCCGCCGCCTCCTGGCGCGCAGACCCCGCCACCTGAGGGCTCCCCTCAGCCGGGGCAGCCGTACCCGAACGGGTACGCTCAGCCCGGCGGATATGCCGCACCCGGACATCCGCAGCAGGGGTATGAGCAGCCCGGCTACGGTCAGCCCGGCTACGGGCAGCCGCAGAACGGGTACGAGCAGCCGCAGAATGGGTACGCCCCGCCGAACGGCGGGTACGCTCCTCCCGGGCAACCGGGCCAGTACCAGCAGCCGTACGGCACCGATCCGGCGCAGAGCAATGTGGTGCTCAATTACTGGCTCTCGGTATTCTTCACCTGGATCCCGGCGCTGATCTTCTACATCGTTGACCGGGACAAGCGGAATCCGCGCCTCACCGCGCTGCAGATCTCGAACCTGAACTTCTCGCTGCTGCGCGTCGGCGTCGGTGTCGCCACCTGGATCCTCGCACTGATCCCGTACCTGGGTGTGCTCGTGGCCATCGTGGGCTGGCTCTTCTCCCTGTTCCTGTTTGTCTGCCACATCATCGCGGCTGCGAAGGCGAGCGAGGCATATCGGAGCGGCGACCCCGACCCGTTCATCTTCAACATCCCGCTCGTCAAGTAG
- a CDS encoding TIGR02611 family protein: MSDGGDDWERAHRIGRPIGRFMERWRAIIRKRPWLNIVYKTLITIIGAAVVIIGVILIPLPGPGWLIVFIGMTILGSEYHWARRFTSWLRMMLAKFWVWWRAWRRRRQTRKRAKQRAKRIAREGL, encoded by the coding sequence ATGAGCGACGGGGGAGACGACTGGGAGCGGGCTCACCGCATCGGTCGCCCGATCGGGCGGTTCATGGAGCGCTGGCGGGCGATCATCCGGAAGCGGCCGTGGCTCAACATCGTCTACAAGACCCTGATCACGATCATCGGTGCCGCCGTGGTGATCATCGGGGTCATTCTGATCCCGCTTCCAGGACCGGGGTGGCTCATTGTCTTCATCGGTATGACGATCCTCGGGTCCGAGTACCACTGGGCCCGGCGGTTCACGAGCTGGTTGCGCATGATGCTCGCGAAGTTCTGGGTGTGGTGGCGGGCCTGGCGCCGGCGCAGGCAGACACGCAAGCGCGCCAAGCAGCGGGCGAAGCGGATCGCACGCGAAGGGCTCTGA
- a CDS encoding pyridoxal phosphate-dependent aminotransferase: MTARWRTVATAAGLAATDGTTRPTIFAEMTALATETGAANLGQGFPDTDGPHWVREVARTAILDGANQYPPGRGIPELRAAVADHQRRHYGIALDPETEVLVTAGATEALTATLLALVGPGDEVVTLEPFYDSYAAAIAMAGAEHRTVPLRASEEGFRLHESDLRAALSPRTRILLVNSPHNPTGTVLRPDELRLIADAARTSDAIVVTDEVYEHLTFDGTVHTPLATLPGMAERTITISSAGKTFSLTGWKVGWATGPASLISAVLAIKQFLTYSGGAPFQPAIARALTEGDDDISALRASLAERRDLLVDGLTAAGFATSRTDGTYFVCADATPFLTEAMPDGDAFARALPPAAGVACVPLAAFCTPGSTAAQELGSWVRFTFVKDRAVLEEAVARLRTFSGS, translated from the coding sequence GTGACAGCACGATGGCGCACCGTCGCAACCGCAGCCGGACTCGCGGCAACCGACGGCACTACACGACCAACGATTTTCGCCGAGATGACGGCGCTCGCGACGGAGACCGGTGCGGCGAATCTCGGGCAGGGATTCCCCGACACCGACGGGCCCCATTGGGTGCGAGAAGTCGCGCGCACTGCGATCCTCGACGGGGCGAATCAGTACCCGCCGGGGCGGGGGATTCCGGAACTCCGGGCCGCCGTCGCCGACCATCAGCGTCGGCACTACGGGATCGCGCTCGACCCGGAGACCGAGGTGCTCGTCACCGCCGGCGCCACGGAGGCGCTCACCGCGACGCTGCTCGCGCTGGTCGGCCCCGGGGACGAGGTCGTGACGCTCGAGCCGTTCTACGACTCCTACGCCGCTGCCATCGCGATGGCGGGTGCGGAGCACCGGACCGTCCCGCTGCGCGCGAGCGAGGAGGGCTTCCGGCTGCACGAGTCCGACTTGCGCGCGGCGCTGAGCCCCCGCACCCGGATCCTGCTCGTCAACTCCCCGCACAATCCGACCGGAACGGTCCTCCGGCCAGACGAACTCCGGTTGATCGCTGATGCGGCCCGCACGTCTGACGCCATCGTCGTCACCGACGAGGTCTATGAACACCTCACGTTCGACGGTACCGTCCACACGCCGCTCGCGACGCTCCCAGGCATGGCCGAGCGGACGATCACCATCTCCTCCGCCGGCAAGACCTTCTCGCTCACCGGGTGGAAGGTGGGCTGGGCGACGGGCCCAGCATCGCTGATCTCTGCGGTACTCGCGATCAAACAGTTCCTCACCTACTCGGGCGGAGCCCCATTCCAGCCGGCGATCGCCCGCGCACTGACCGAAGGCGACGACGACATCAGCGCGCTGCGCGCCTCACTCGCCGAGCGCCGCGACCTGCTGGTCGACGGGTTGACCGCCGCGGGGTTCGCGACGTCGCGCACCGACGGCACCTACTTCGTCTGTGCAGACGCAACGCCCTTCCTCACCGAAGCAATGCCGGACGGCGACGCTTTCGCACGGGCGCTCCCGCCCGCGGCAGGGGTCGCGTGCGTACCGCTCGCGGCGTTCTGCACGCCGGGGTCGACAGCGGCACAGGAGCTCGGCTCCTGGGTGCGCTTCACATTCGTGAAGGACCGAGCCGTGCTCGAGGAGGCCGTCGCGCGACTGCGCACGTTCTCCGGCAGCTGA
- a CDS encoding metal-dependent hydrolase has protein sequence MHSISLPDADTRITYPDGATSSVGRVVFIAELTDGRIGVILDQTAFHPVDTAWPDQPADRGTLEFDGHSVPVIDAVIGGIHDGELFVGTDVPVRTGTDGWVFTVVHVVAGAESGSAPQSVPAVGTQVRVEVDDAFRRELSAGHTACHLASLALDAALADAWTKPVAGDALGSPAFDSLAIQTSRIHANGSVDTYRVGKSLRKKGFDTSVLEDLAAIEAGANAQLTEWVTAGGPVRIVRTDDTITARRSWVCELPDATAEIPCGGTHVDDLSALGGVTVSLAVQPVTGGLEVEMRTTVA, from the coding sequence GTGCACTCCATCTCCCTGCCAGACGCCGACACCCGCATCACGTACCCCGACGGGGCAACCTCCTCCGTCGGACGCGTGGTCTTCATCGCTGAGCTGACAGACGGGCGCATCGGCGTGATCCTCGATCAGACGGCGTTCCACCCCGTCGACACGGCGTGGCCCGATCAGCCGGCCGACCGGGGAACACTGGAGTTCGACGGACATTCGGTTCCCGTGATCGATGCGGTCATCGGCGGGATCCACGACGGGGAGCTGTTCGTCGGCACGGACGTGCCCGTCCGCACCGGCACCGACGGCTGGGTCTTCACGGTCGTCCACGTTGTCGCCGGGGCCGAGTCGGGCTCGGCACCGCAGTCCGTGCCTGCGGTCGGCACGCAGGTCAGGGTCGAGGTCGACGACGCGTTCCGGCGCGAGCTGTCGGCCGGGCACACGGCCTGCCACCTCGCGTCGCTCGCTCTGGACGCCGCTCTGGCGGACGCGTGGACGAAACCCGTGGCCGGCGATGCGCTCGGCAGCCCCGCGTTCGACTCCCTGGCGATCCAGACGTCGCGGATCCACGCCAACGGTTCGGTGGACACCTACCGCGTCGGCAAGTCGCTCCGGAAGAAGGGGTTCGACACGTCGGTACTCGAGGATCTCGCCGCCATCGAGGCGGGAGCCAACGCGCAGCTCACCGAGTGGGTCACCGCAGGCGGGCCCGTGCGCATCGTGCGCACCGATGACACCATCACGGCACGCCGCAGTTGGGTGTGCGAACTCCCCGACGCCACCGCCGAGATCCCCTGCGGCGGCACGCACGTGGACGACCTCTCCGCGCTCGGAGGCGTGACCGTCTCGCTGGCGGTGCAGCCGGTGACCGGTGGTCTCGAAGTGGAGATGCGCACCACCGTCGCCTGA